The Streptomyces asoensis DNA window GAGGGCGCTCAGGCTGTTGCGGACGTGGTCCATGTGCGCCTGCACGTCGTCCCGCCGTTCGCCGTGCTCCCGCAGCAGCCGCTCGGTCTCGCGCGCGGTGCGCTCCTCACGCGCGCGTGCCTCGGCGAGGAGTTCGGCCGCACGCGCGTGTGCCTCCTCCTGGAGCAGCCGGGCCGACTCCCCGGCCTCCGCCAACGCCCGCTCGGCCTCGGACAGTGCCGTCTGCGCGCGGGCCACCGACCGCTCGTGCCGCGCGTCGAGCGCCTCCGCCCGCCCGGCCGCCTCGCGCTCCGCCGCGGCCCACCGCTCGGCGTGCTCCTTCTCCTGCTCGGCGAGCATGCCCGCGGTGCGCTGGCGCACCTCGCGCAGGGCGGCCAGCGCCTCGCCGCGGTACTCCTTGACGTCGCGCCGGGTGCCGACGCGCAGTTCGTCGGCCTCGGCGCGCGCGGCCAGCAGCCACAGACGGGCGCGCTCCTCGGCCTCCGCACGCCGCTCGTCCGCCTCCTCCTGTGCCGCCCGGCGCACCTCCAGGGCGCGCTCCTCGGCCTGCGCGACGTGCTCCCGCGCCTCGCCCCGCGCGCGGTCGCGGACGTCCGCCGCCTCCTCCAGAGCGAGCTGGAGCAGACGTCGTGCGCGCTCCCCCAGGGCCTCGTACGTCTGCGGCGCGAGCCGTGTCACCACCTCGCGCAGGTGCCCGGCCTCGGCCTCCATCTCCCGGGCGAGCACCGTGAGCCGGGCGGCCCGCTCCCAGGCGGCGTCCCGGTCGGCGCAGAGCGCGGCGGTGTGGGCCTCGACCTGTTCCGGCCGGTATCCGCGGCCGCGAACGGTCACGAACCCCGGCGGTGACACCGATGCGCTGCTCATCCTGGAACCCCTCGCCACCCGACGGACACGACACGATGATGCCGCGCACATCTTGATGTATCGGGACCAAGTGTTCATAACGCGACACTCCGCCCATGGTCACGGCCGAACCCGGACACAAGAGGTCCCGGCGCGAGCCCGAAGGGGCCGGACCGGACAGAAAAGGGGCCGGGCCCGATCATCCGATCGGGCCCGGCCCTCACGCGTCGGCGACCCGCCGCCGCTGCCGCCGCCGCGGGACACGGCGGCCGCGTCTCACAGCAGCCCGTCCCACATCTGCTCCAGCAGGACCGACCACCAGCTCTCGGGCGAACCCAGCGCCGCCGGGTCGAGCGAGGCCAGCTGCGCCTGGAAGTCGACGGTCCAGCGGCCCGCCTGCTCCTGGTTCAGGCCGAACCGCAGCCGCCACATCCGCCCCAGCAGCGCCAGGCAGCGCGCGAACTCCGGCAGCCCGGTGTTCACGAACTGCGGCGGTACGGGCGCACCGCCCGGACCCGCCTCCACCGGCACGGCGACGATGTTCGCCGTCCCGTACTGCACACAGATCGCCTTGCCGAAGTCGGTGCCCATGACGAGATACGAGCCCGCGTCGGACGCCGGCTGCACGCCGCGTTCGGCCGCCATCTCCGCCAGCGTCGGCACCGGCCTGCCCGGCTGGGCCTGCGCCCAGAAGAACGGCCCGAGGTCCGCCGGGAGACCCGCGACCACCAGCGTGTGCGCGACGACCGGCGGCACGCCCTGGCGGGACACCGCGGCCTGCTCGAAGCGGAACACCGAGGGCCCGAACACCCCCGCCAGCTCCTGGCCGATCGCCTCCGGCGGGACCGGCGGCACCGCCTGCACGGGCGGCAGCGGCGCACGGACGGGCGCCGGACGCGCCGGACCGTCCGCCACCTGATGCAACTCGCCCTGATGGGCGAGCAGTTGCTGCATGCCCTGCTGCCGGCTCGCGTGGTCCGTGCCGTACGGCGCGATGCTCGTGATCCGCGCCTGCGGCCACTGCTCGCGGATCATCCGCGCGCAGTAGGCGCCCGGCAGCTCGCACGACTCCAGCTCCGTGTGCAGCTCCAGCACCTGGTCCGGGGGCACGTTCATCGCCCGCAGCTCGTGGAAGATCTGCCACTCCGGGTGCGGCGTCCCCGGCGCCGAACGCCGGATCAGCTGCTGCTCCGAGCCGTCCTGCGCGCGGTAGCGCAGCACCGCCTGGTAGCCCGGACCCACGGTGGGCAGCCCCTGCTGCTGGGGATACCCGTACGCGGGCGGCTGCCCCGGCACCGGCCCGCCCTGCGGCGGGGCCGGCGGACGCGGAGCACCGGGGGCGGCGGGAGCCGGACCGGGGGCGCCCGGGAAGCCGGGGCCACCGGGACCACCCGGGAAACCGGCACCCGGAGCGCCCGGAGCCTGCGGGGGCGGGGGCGCGCCGGGACCGCCCGCGCCGGGCCCGGCCAGCATGGTCTGCGCGTGGTGGACGGCGCCCTGCCCACCGGGAGCACCCGGGAAGCCCGGGGAACCCGCGCCGGGGGCACCCGGAACCGGCTGCGCACCAGGAGCACCGGGCGCACCGGGGCCGCCCGGAGGCTGCGGCGCGCCCGGACCCATGCGACCGGGGTCGGCGAGCATCGTCGCGGCATGGTGGACGCCACCGGGAGGCGTGCCCCCGGGCGCGTTCGGGCCGGCGGGAGCGCCGGGTGCGCCGGGCGGTCCCGGCGGCTGCGGCGCGCCTGCCGTACCCGGTGCCACCGGAGCGCCGATGCCGTCGGGACCCAGGGACGACACGAGTTGCGTGGGCACGTAGGCGCCCCCCGGGGCGCCGGGCGCACCCGGTCCCGGAGGCGGCGGCGCGGGCGTGTCGCCCGGGCGGGCGCCCGGGGTTCCCGGCGCGCCCGGCGGAGGCGGCGGCTGCGACCCCGCGCCCCGGTTGCGGCGCGGCGGGGGCGCCGCCTTGCTGGTCGCGGCGTCGGCGATGTCACCGGCGTTCGCCGCCAGCGGCCGCAGGGGAGTGCCCGGACCGGCCGGGGGCGGCGGGACGTCCACGCCCTGCGGATGACCGTGGGACCCGCCGACGGGAGGCGGTGTCCCCGGTCCGCCGGGCGCACCCGGCGTCTGCGGATAGCCGTACGACGCGGCCGCCGGGCCGGAGGACGACGGAGCCGGGGTGTTCCCGGCGCCCGCACCGCCCGGTCCCGAGCCGCCCTGTCCCGGAGCACCCAGCGCCGGCGAGACCGCCGTCGGAGGGAGCCGGCTGCCGCCCGAGATCAGCGCCGTCTTGGCGTCCGGCGCGGAGACCGGCGGCACCGCCTCGTCGTCGGAGCCGCTCAACGGCGGCGCGGACACGGTGGCGGGCAGCGGAACGGAACGGTCGTCACCGGCGTCGGCGTTGGTGTCCGTACCCGCCCACGGTGTCGCACCGACCGGAGCGGCGGGCGCGGCGGGACCGGCCGGTCCCCCGGCCCCCGGCGCCGAGCCGGCACCCGCACCCCCCGGCACCCCGGCCTGGGTCTCGGGCAGCCCGCTCCCCGGCACGCCGCCCTGGGTCCGCGGAAGCGAGGGGTCACCACCGGCGGGCACACCACCGCCGGAACCGGGCGCGCCGGACGACGGCCCCGCCGCGGGACCCGGCACCGGACCGGAGTCCCGTACGGAGTTCGCACCGGAATCCGCGCGGGAATCCGCGCCGGAGCCCGGACCCGTGTCCGCACCGGAGGCCCGAGCGGCGTCCGGGGAGGCCCCGGCATCCGCCCGCTCGCCCTCGGCCCGGTCCGCGATGCCCAGCTTGTCCGCCGCCTCCTGCAACCACTCCGGCGGCGACAGCAGGAACGACGTCTGGTTCAGGTCCACCCGGGCCGCGGGCGCCGGCACCGCGTCCGCGGGAGCGTCCGGACGGCCGTACTCCTCCTCGTACCGGCGGACGACCTCCCCCACCGGCACCGCCGGCCACAGCGTGGCCTCCCCGCTGTCCCGGGCGATCACCAGCCGCTGCGCGCCGCCGTCCGAACGCGGGCCCTCGGCCCGGTCCTCGGCCCACACCACGAACCCGAGTCCGAACTCCCGTACCCGCACCTCACGGTGCTGGTACGCCGGAACGTCCCCGTTGATCCACTCTTCGGCGCGCTCCTGCGCCTGCGCGAACGTCACCATCGTCCAGCTCACTCCCCCACCGAAGACGCCGCGTCCACCGGCACCGCACGCGCGAACCCGCCGTCCACCATCAGATTCGCCACCGTCTCCAACTCCGGCGGGCTGCCCGCCAGCCGCGACAGGAAGGCGTCGAAGTCCTCACCGCACGGCAGCAGCAGCCGCTCCATGCGCTCGGCGGGCGACCACGCCGGATCCACGTCCCGCACGTCGTCGTAGGCGCAGAACCAGACCGAACCGGCCCGCTCGCCCCGCACCTTCACGGCCAGCAGGCCGCCCTGCACGAACCCGACACCCAGATAGTCCTTCGTCAGGTGGTCGCGCAGACACTTGTTCACGTACACCAGGTCGTTCACCGCGGCCTCGTCGCGGACCGTGAAGAACGGCTGGTCCACCAGCAGCCCGAGCTCCGCGTCCAGCGCCGTGCCCACCGGAGCGCACCCGCCCGCCGCCTTCACGAACGACCGGTACGCCCCGGGCAGCCGGTAGCCGAGGTCCTCCTCGACGCCCTGGACCTGCTGCTCCGTCACCGCCACACCCGACTTCGGCAGACCGAAGTGCGCCGGACGCGTCTCCTGCAACGGCCGCGTCCCCCGCTTCGCCTGGTCCACCACCGCCGACGACACCCCGCCGTGGTGCCGCAGCAGCGCCTTCACCTCGACCGGGACCAGCTCCAGCCGCCGCGACCCCACCACGTGGTGCCACGTCCAGCCGTGCGGCGTCGCCACGCTCGGCACCGTGTCCCACAGCGTGTGCCCCGAGGCCGCCAGGGCCGCGTTCGCCGAGACGTAGTCCGTCAGCCGCAGCTCGTCCACGCCGAAGCCCTCCGGCGGATCCGCGATCTCCGCCGCCGCTCGCGCGTACGGCGAGAAATCCGGGTAGCCCCGCTCGTCCATCCGCACACCCCTCGGGTGCCGTGCCGCCCGGACCGGGTCCGGGAAATGCACGACCTGCCCCGCGTAGGCCGCGTTCGGCGGCGCGGCCTGTTGCCCGAGCCGACCTGTCGTCATGGCGGTTGCCCCCTGCGGCACTCTGTACGGCCCGCGGCGGCCGGTTCCGTTTCCGGACCCGCCCACCACGCCCCGTATCGACTGTCTCCAACAATCTCCAACGCGCGTCAACCGCGCGCCGACGGTGCCGACAGCCTATGCGGTACGACGACGGCGGTCACCGGCCCTCCGCTTCCGTGACCAGCCGTCACCCCGCCGTCACGACCGGCCCGGACCCGGGCGTGTCGCACCGCCCCAGCTTCCCCACCGGCCACGCCATTTGGCACTCTGTGACGTCCGGGGGGATGCACGGGAGGGGAAGACGATCATGAACGCGACACAGACGGGGCCGCACACCGGCAGGCCGGACGACCTGCACACCCGCGACACGGCGGCCCACGGCACCGGGCCCGACGACGGCCCGCGCACCGGCCCGTCCGGCGATCCCCGCATCGGCTGGTCCGCCACCGAGGGCCCCGGCACCCCCGTCCTGCGCCACCGCCGCGACGGCATACTGCCCACCGTCGCCGCCGCCCTCTCCGTCCGCGGCGCCACCCTCACCAGCACCGCCGCGCGCGGCGACCGGGCCCCCGCCCTGCACCCGCTCGTCCAGGACTTCCTCGACACCCTCACCAGCGCCCAGCGCGACCGCTTCACCGGCCGCTGCGCCGAGGCGCTGCTCATCTCCCGCCATCTGACCGCCGCGGACGCCGCCCGCAGCAGACGCGCCGCCCGCCGCCCCATGACCAACGGCGAAGCCCGCAAGACCCTCAGACAGGCCAAGCTCACCACCCGCCGCATCCGCGAGGACGGTGACCCCCTGCACGGCAGCTTCGCCACCCCCTGCCGCGCGTGCACCGCCCTCAGCGACCACTTCGGCGTCCGGATCGTCGACCCCTCGGCCGACGGCAGCTGAACCCACGACCACCCCAGTCCCCCCGTCCGCCCCCGCACAGAACGGCACGACGGCCCCACCGGGCCCCGCACCACCAGCTCGACGAACGAAGGGCCGATGCACCCCGACCGCACCTCCACCACCCGTTTCCCCGTCCCCGTGGACGCCGCCCTGCGCGCCGCCGGCTGGCAGCCCGGACGGTGGGACATCAAACAGGCCGAGATCTGGGCCGACACCCTGCGCGACCACACCTCGCCCGCCGGCCACCGCCACGCGGTCTTCCCCGCGGCCGTCGAAGCCTGGGCCGAGTTCGGCGGTCTCACGATCACCCCCGCGGGACCCGGCCGCCAGGTCGCGCCCCCCACCCTCCACCTCGACCCCCTGCACGGCCTCCACCTCGCCCGCACCCTCGCCGACCTCGGCCGCGCCCTGGACACCGACGTCGCCCCCCTCGGCACCGAGACCGACACCCAGGGGCTCCTCGCCATCGACGCCATCGGCCGCGTCTACGCCCTCGACCACACCGGCGACTGGTACCTCGGCCCCGACATCGACCAAGCCCTCGGCGCACTCACCGGCGGCATCGAACCCGTACGCCTCACCGCAGGCTGACCGACCGGCCACCCCGCGCCGGGCACCCCCCACACGCCCGCGCCCGCTCCCACGTCCGGGCCCGCGCACCCGCCCGCGCCGGCAGCGAGCCCCGGCCCGGGAGCCCTGGGCCTACGACGCCGGAATCACCGCCGACACCCGGAAACCGCCCGCCTCCGTCGGCCCGGACACGAACACCCCGCCCAGCGCCACCACCCGCTCCTTCATCCCCACCAGGCCGTTGCCCCCCGACGGCAGCCCCGCCGACACCGACCCCATCTCCGGCGGCGCCCCGTTCTCCACCTGCATCGCGATCTCCCCCGCCCGGTGCGCCAACCGCACATGCGCCTTCGCGCCGACCGCGTGCTTGTGGACGTTCGTCAACGCCTCCTGGACCACCCGGTACGCCGTCTGCTCCACCTCCGGCGCGTACGAGCGCACCTCACCCTCCACCCACAGCTCCACCACCATCCCCGCGGCCGCCGACTGCCCGACCAGCTCCTCCAGCTCCGACAGACACGGCCCCTCCCCCTCCTCCACCACCACGGCGGCGGCCACCGCCACCAACGGCACCGAGGCCGCCCGCTCCCCCGCCCCGCCGCTGCGCAGCACCCCGAGCATCTCCCGCAGCTCGGTCAACGCCTGCCGGCCCATGTCGCCCACCAGAGCGGCGTTGCGCACCGCCTTCTCCGGATCCTTGCGCGCGATCGCCTGCAACGCCGCCGCGTGCACCACCATCAGACTCACCCGGTGCGCCACCACGTCGTGCATCTCCCGCGCGATCCGGGTGCGCTCCTCGCCCCGCGCCCACTGCGCGCGCTCCTCCGCCCGCTCCGCGAGCAACTGCAACTCCCGCTCGAGGCTGTCGGCCCGCTCCCGCAGGCTCTCCATGAGCCGCCGCCGCGCGCCGACGTACATCCCCAGCAGCAGGGGCGGCGCCGTGAGTCCCAGCGAGGTCGTGATGGCGGCGAACGGGATGAACCAGTCGCCGATGGTCAGCCGGCCCTGGTCCATGCTCTGGCGTACCCGCACGAACGTCACGATCAGCGTGCCCACCAGCTGCATCCCGGCGAGCGAGGCGATGATCCGCCGGGGCAGCTCCGAAGCGGCCAGCGTGTACAGCCCCACGATGCCCATCAGGTAGCCCATCTGGGCGGGCGTGATCGCGATCGACACCAGCACCACGGCGATGGGCCACTTGCGCCGGACCACCAGCACCGAACCGGCCAGCAGCCCGAACACCACCCCGGCCGCGGGCGGGATCCCCGCGTCCCGCGCGAACGGGACGCCCTCCACCGCGCACTCCACGGCGGACACGAGCCCGAGGCTCCAGTCGAACGCCGCGCTCCGCCGTCTGGCCCACCACAGCGGCCCTCCCCGGGCCGCGGTGTCCTCTTCCCCCGTCGTGGTCATGGCTCCAGCCTACGGGCGCGGCACCCGGCTTTTCCGGCGACTTTCTGCGGCCGAATCCCACCGATATCGCTCGAACAGGCGATCCAGGACCGTTCGATGCCGGAATCGATCGTTCCGCACGCACGGTATGCCCGCGGCACATTCAGTGCGCAAGCCGACCTACACCGTCGCATCGAGGGTCGGTGGTACGGCATAGTGGGGGGCGCCACTCGACGGCCCGGCCGAATGTCCGGTCCGGTCGATTTCATTCCCCCGTGGTGTAATTGGCAGCACTGTGGCTTTTGGTGCCATCTGTCCGGGTTCGAGTCCTGGCGGGGGAGCTTTACCAGAACCGGGCTCTGACAGCACTGTCAGGGCCCGCTCTCATGTCCCCCCGGAAACGCCCCGGTATCCTTCGGATGTCCCACCCCACTCCACAGCCGAAGGGCATCTTCCGTGAGCGCCAATCGCCCGGCAGCCGTCGTCGTTCTCGCAGCGGGTGAGGGCACCCGTATGAAGTCGGCCATACCGAAGGTCCTGCACGAGATCAGCGGCCGCTCTCTCGTGGGCCATGTGCTCGCCGCCTCCCGTGAGTTGGACCCCGAGAACCTGGTCGTCGTCGTGGGGCACGCGCGCGAGAAGGTCACCGCGCACCTGAGCGGGATCGACCCGGCCGTGCGCACCGCCGTGCAGGAGGAGCAGAACGGCACCGGGCACGCGGTCCGGATGGGCCTGGAGCAGCTCGGCGGCGGCGTCGACGGCACGGTGGTCGTCGTCTGCGGTGACACCCCGCTGCTGACGGGCGCGACCCTCGCGGCGCTGGCGGCCACCCACCACGCGGACGGCAACGCCGTCACCGTGCTGACGGCACAGGTGCCGGACGCGACGGGCTACGGACGCATCGTGCGCGACGACGCCTCGGGCGCCGTGACCGCGATCGTCGAGCACAAGGACGCCTCCGAGGCCGTGCTGGCGATCCGGGAGATCAACTCCGGGGTGTTCGCGTTCGACGGGCAGCTGCTGGCCGACGCGCTGAAGAAGGTCCGCACGGACAACAGCCAGGGCGAGGAGTACCTGACCGACGTGCTGGGGATCCTGCGGGAGGCCGGTCACCGGGTCGGGGCTTCCGTGGCCGCCGACCACCGCGAGATCGCCGGGATCAACAACCGTGTGCAGCTGAGCGAGGCGCGCCGGATCCTCAACGACCGGCTGCTGACCGCGGCGATGCTGTCGGGGGTGACCGTGATCGACCCGGCGACGACCTGGGTCGACGTCACCGTCACCTTCGAGCAGGACGCCGTCGTGCACCCCGGTACGCAGCTGCTGGGCGCCACGCACCTCGGCGAGGGCGCCGAGGTGGGTCCGAACAGCCGGCTGAAGGACACGAGGGTGGGTGCGGGGGCCCGGGTGAACAACACGGTGTCCGACGGCGCCGACCTCGGCCCGGACGCGTCGGTGGGGCCGTACGCCTATCTGCGGCCGGGCACGCGGCTGGGGGCGAAGGGCAAGATCGGCACGTACGTGGAGACGAAGAACGCCTCCATCGGCGAGGGCACGAAGGTCCCCCACCTGTCCTACGTCGGGGACGCGACGATCGGTGATTACAGCAACATCGGTGCGGCCAGCGTCTTCGTGAACTACGACGGGGAGAGCAAGCACCACACCACCGTCGGCTCGCACTGCAAGACGGGTTCGGACAACATGTTTGTGGCTCCTGTCACGGTCGGGGACGGCGCGTACACCGCCGCCGGGTCCGTGATCACCAAGGATGTGCCGCCCGGTTCGCTGGCCGTGGCCCGTGGTCAGCAGCGCAATATCGAGGGCTGGGTGGCCCGTAAGCGTCCGGGCAGCGCCGCGGCGAAGGCGGCCGAGACGGCCTCCCGCCAGGCCGAAAGCGAAAGCTGACCGGAAACGGGCGCGTCGAACACGGCGTACCGTGATAAGTGCACACCCGCACCCCACCAGCTGAGACGGCCCCGTCGCGCCCAGCGGCGAGGTATCTCGACATCCAGCTGAGACACCTCTGAGGAGACAGTGCTGTGACCGGGATCAAGACGACCGGCGAGAAGAAGATGATGTTCTTCTCCGGCCGCGCCCACCCCGAGCTTGCCGAGGAGGTCGCCCACCAGCTGGGGGTCGGGGTCGTTCCGACCAAGGCCTTCGATTTCGCCAACGGTGAGATCTATGTGCGCTACCAGGAGTCGGCGCGTGGCGCGGACTGCTTCCTGATCCAGAGCCACACGGCTCCGATCAACAAATGGATCATGGAACAGCTGATCATGATCGACGCGCTGAAGCGCGCGTCGGCCCGTTCGATCACGGTGATCGTGCCGTTCTACGGCTACGCCCGTCAGGACAAGAAGCACCGCGGGCGTGAGCCCATCTCGGCCCGTCTGATCGCGGACATGATGAAGACGGCGGGTGCGGACCGCATCCTGACCGTGGATCTGCACACGGACCAGATCCAGGGCTTCTTCGACGGCCCGGTGGACCACCTCTTCGCGCTGCCGCTGCTCGCCGACTACGTCGGCAGCAAGGTGGACCGCGAGAAGCTGACCGTCGTGTCGCCGGACGCGGGCCGGGTCCGGGTCGCGGACCGGTGGTGCGACCGGCTGGGCGCGCCGCTGGCGATCGTGCACAAGCGGCGCGACAAGGACGTGGCGAACCAGGTGACGGTCCACGAGGTCGTGGGCGAGGTCAAGGGCCGGGTCTGTGTGCTGGTCGACGACATGATCGACACCGGTGGCACGATCTGCGCCGCCGCGGACGCGCTGTTCGCGCACGGCGCGGAGGACGTGATCGTGACGGCGACGCACGGTGTGCTGTCGGGTCCGGCGGCCGACCGCCTGAAGAACTCGAAGGTGAGCGAGTTCATCTTCACCAACACCCTGCCGACCCCGGGCGAGCTGGAGGTCGACAAGATCACGGTGCTGTCCATCGCGCCGACGATCGCCAACGCGGTCCGCGAGGTGTTCGAGGACGGCTCGGTGACGAGCCTCTTCGACGAGCAGTGACGGTCCCCGTCTAGATCGATTTCGTGTACGGCCTTCCCGCTGCGTAAACTGTCCCAGTTGCTCGGCGAGGGAGGCCGTACACGTGTGTTCCGCGTGTGTACGGCGGTCCGTTATCGACGCGCTCTTCGTAGCAGGCCGACGGTTTGGCCGGGTGACCACCTTCCCCCCTTTTCTACGAGGAGTGAACATGGCCGAGGTCAAGCTCGCAGCCGAGACCCGCACCGAGTTCGGCAAGGGCGCCGCCCGCCGTATCCGCCGTGACAGCAAGGTTCCCGCCGTGGTCTACGGCCACGGTGTCGACCCCGTGCACATCACGCTGCCGGGCCACGAGCTCCAGCTCGCGCTGCGCACCCCGAACGTCCTGCTGAGCCTGGAGATCGACGGCAAGACGCAGCTGGCCATCCCGAAGGCCGTGCAGCGCGACGCGATCAAGGGCTTCCTGGACCACGTCGACCTGCTGCTCGTCAAGCGCGGCGAGAAGGTCAACGTCGAGGTCTTCGTCCACACCG harbors:
- a CDS encoding cellulose-binding protein yields the protein MSSASVSPPGFVTVRGRGYRPEQVEAHTAALCADRDAAWERAARLTVLAREMEAEAGHLREVVTRLAPQTYEALGERARRLLQLALEEAADVRDRARGEAREHVAQAEERALEVRRAAQEEADERRAEAEERARLWLLAARAEADELRVGTRRDVKEYRGEALAALREVRQRTAGMLAEQEKEHAERWAAAEREAAGRAEALDARHERSVARAQTALSEAERALAEAGESARLLQEEAHARAAELLAEARAREERTARETERLLREHGERRDDVQAHMDHVRNSLSALTGRAVD
- a CDS encoding SUKH-4 family immunity protein, with the translated sequence MVTFAQAQERAEEWINGDVPAYQHREVRVREFGLGFVVWAEDRAEGPRSDGGAQRLVIARDSGEATLWPAVPVGEVVRRYEEEYGRPDAPADAVPAPAARVDLNQTSFLLSPPEWLQEAADKLGIADRAEGERADAGASPDAARASGADTGPGSGADSRADSGANSVRDSGPVPGPAAGPSSGAPGSGGGVPAGGDPSLPRTQGGVPGSGLPETQAGVPGGAGAGSAPGAGGPAGPAAPAAPVGATPWAGTDTNADAGDDRSVPLPATVSAPPLSGSDDEAVPPVSAPDAKTALISGGSRLPPTAVSPALGAPGQGGSGPGGAGAGNTPAPSSSGPAAASYGYPQTPGAPGGPGTPPPVGGSHGHPQGVDVPPPPAGPGTPLRPLAANAGDIADAATSKAAPPPRRNRGAGSQPPPPPGAPGTPGARPGDTPAPPPPGPGAPGAPGGAYVPTQLVSSLGPDGIGAPVAPGTAGAPQPPGPPGAPGAPAGPNAPGGTPPGGVHHAATMLADPGRMGPGAPQPPGGPGAPGAPGAQPVPGAPGAGSPGFPGAPGGQGAVHHAQTMLAGPGAGGPGAPPPPQAPGAPGAGFPGGPGGPGFPGAPGPAPAAPGAPRPPAPPQGGPVPGQPPAYGYPQQQGLPTVGPGYQAVLRYRAQDGSEQQLIRRSAPGTPHPEWQIFHELRAMNVPPDQVLELHTELESCELPGAYCARMIREQWPQARITSIAPYGTDHASRQQGMQQLLAHQGELHQVADGPARPAPVRAPLPPVQAVPPVPPEAIGQELAGVFGPSVFRFEQAAVSRQGVPPVVAHTLVVAGLPADLGPFFWAQAQPGRPVPTLAEMAAERGVQPASDAGSYLVMGTDFGKAICVQYGTANIVAVPVEAGPGGAPVPPQFVNTGLPEFARCLALLGRMWRLRFGLNQEQAGRWTVDFQAQLASLDPAALGSPESWWSVLLEQMWDGLL
- a CDS encoding SMI1/KNR4 family protein, which produces MTTGRLGQQAAPPNAAYAGQVVHFPDPVRAARHPRGVRMDERGYPDFSPYARAAAEIADPPEGFGVDELRLTDYVSANAALAASGHTLWDTVPSVATPHGWTWHHVVGSRRLELVPVEVKALLRHHGGVSSAVVDQAKRGTRPLQETRPAHFGLPKSGVAVTEQQVQGVEEDLGYRLPGAYRSFVKAAGGCAPVGTALDAELGLLVDQPFFTVRDEAAVNDLVYVNKCLRDHLTKDYLGVGFVQGGLLAVKVRGERAGSVWFCAYDDVRDVDPAWSPAERMERLLLPCGEDFDAFLSRLAGSPPELETVANLMVDGGFARAVPVDAASSVGE
- a CDS encoding YwqJ-related putative deaminase, translating into MNATQTGPHTGRPDDLHTRDTAAHGTGPDDGPRTGPSGDPRIGWSATEGPGTPVLRHRRDGILPTVAAALSVRGATLTSTAARGDRAPALHPLVQDFLDTLTSAQRDRFTGRCAEALLISRHLTAADAARSRRAARRPMTNGEARKTLRQAKLTTRRIREDGDPLHGSFATPCRACTALSDHFGVRIVDPSADGS
- a CDS encoding SUKH-3 domain-containing protein, with product MHPDRTSTTRFPVPVDAALRAAGWQPGRWDIKQAEIWADTLRDHTSPAGHRHAVFPAAVEAWAEFGGLTITPAGPGRQVAPPTLHLDPLHGLHLARTLADLGRALDTDVAPLGTETDTQGLLAIDAIGRVYALDHTGDWYLGPDIDQALGALTGGIEPVRLTAG
- a CDS encoding sensor histidine kinase: MTTTGEEDTAARGGPLWWARRRSAAFDWSLGLVSAVECAVEGVPFARDAGIPPAAGVVFGLLAGSVLVVRRKWPIAVVLVSIAITPAQMGYLMGIVGLYTLAASELPRRIIASLAGMQLVGTLIVTFVRVRQSMDQGRLTIGDWFIPFAAITTSLGLTAPPLLLGMYVGARRRLMESLRERADSLERELQLLAERAEERAQWARGEERTRIAREMHDVVAHRVSLMVVHAAALQAIARKDPEKAVRNAALVGDMGRQALTELREMLGVLRSGGAGERAASVPLVAVAAAVVVEEGEGPCLSELEELVGQSAAAGMVVELWVEGEVRSYAPEVEQTAYRVVQEALTNVHKHAVGAKAHVRLAHRAGEIAMQVENGAPPEMGSVSAGLPSGGNGLVGMKERVVALGGVFVSGPTEAGGFRVSAVIPAS
- the glmU gene encoding bifunctional UDP-N-acetylglucosamine diphosphorylase/glucosamine-1-phosphate N-acetyltransferase GlmU, with product MSANRPAAVVVLAAGEGTRMKSAIPKVLHEISGRSLVGHVLAASRELDPENLVVVVGHAREKVTAHLSGIDPAVRTAVQEEQNGTGHAVRMGLEQLGGGVDGTVVVVCGDTPLLTGATLAALAATHHADGNAVTVLTAQVPDATGYGRIVRDDASGAVTAIVEHKDASEAVLAIREINSGVFAFDGQLLADALKKVRTDNSQGEEYLTDVLGILREAGHRVGASVAADHREIAGINNRVQLSEARRILNDRLLTAAMLSGVTVIDPATTWVDVTVTFEQDAVVHPGTQLLGATHLGEGAEVGPNSRLKDTRVGAGARVNNTVSDGADLGPDASVGPYAYLRPGTRLGAKGKIGTYVETKNASIGEGTKVPHLSYVGDATIGDYSNIGAASVFVNYDGESKHHTTVGSHCKTGSDNMFVAPVTVGDGAYTAAGSVITKDVPPGSLAVARGQQRNIEGWVARKRPGSAAAKAAETASRQAESES
- a CDS encoding ribose-phosphate diphosphokinase, encoding MTGIKTTGEKKMMFFSGRAHPELAEEVAHQLGVGVVPTKAFDFANGEIYVRYQESARGADCFLIQSHTAPINKWIMEQLIMIDALKRASARSITVIVPFYGYARQDKKHRGREPISARLIADMMKTAGADRILTVDLHTDQIQGFFDGPVDHLFALPLLADYVGSKVDREKLTVVSPDAGRVRVADRWCDRLGAPLAIVHKRRDKDVANQVTVHEVVGEVKGRVCVLVDDMIDTGGTICAAADALFAHGAEDVIVTATHGVLSGPAADRLKNSKVSEFIFTNTLPTPGELEVDKITVLSIAPTIANAVREVFEDGSVTSLFDEQ
- a CDS encoding 50S ribosomal protein L25/general stress protein Ctc: MAEVKLAAETRTEFGKGAARRIRRDSKVPAVVYGHGVDPVHITLPGHELQLALRTPNVLLSLEIDGKTQLAIPKAVQRDAIKGFLDHVDLLLVKRGEKVNVEVFVHTEGDLAPGAYLLEHVLSTLTVEAEATHIPESVTVSIEGLEAGASILAKDIPLPKGTTLAIDEDAVVLQVLAAQAEEAPAEAEAEATEA